Proteins co-encoded in one Plasmodium berghei ANKA genome assembly, chromosome: 11 genomic window:
- a CDS encoding ribonuclease P protein subunit p29, putative → MEENVNEINKKLKINNNKVVNYYVNNASLKKKKQHSVNFTHSNKLNNSTKKGNNSYDVNITSKNCHTPNLMKGSLNYGEYNANSKNNNIGSITTNNHPFIKNGIILDADWEDKELKKKFDLYEHQKIFLKNNIKDRVEAYNSNKKLNNIGLSSNEYTNYNVVSEKNSYDHAKKINELWNIYVNELLELTNNNELSLETINEMELNGAYVEIHKSRCSSYIGIKGIILLETQNGFKIITPNSKVLILLKNKTVFIIKIKDKQYYLHGVQLMRDPALKSSKKYKMLQNRVI, encoded by the exons ATGGAAGAAAATGTAAATGAGATTAACAAAAAgctaaaaattaataacaataaagTTGTAAACTACTACGTAAATAATGCTtctctaaaaaaaaaaaaacagcaTTCTGTGAATTTTACACATTCTAATAAACTCAATAATAGCACAAAAAAAGGGAATAATAGTTATGATGTAAATATTACTTCAAAAAATTGTCACACACCTAATTTAATGAAAGGTTCATTAAATTATGGGGAGTATAATGCAaattctaaaaataataatataggaAGCATAACAACAAATAATCACccttttataaaaaatggcaTAATTTTAGATGCTGATTGGGAAGATAAAGAACTGAAAAAg AAATTCGATTTATATGAgcatcaaaaaatatttctcaaaaacaatataaagGATAGGGTGGAAGCTTATAACAGTAATAAGAAATTAAATAACATTGGTCTATCTTCAAATGAATACACAAATTATAATGTTGtatcagaaaaaaatagttatgATCAtgctaaaaaaattaatgaacTATGGAATATATATGTCAATGAGTTACTTGAACTAACAAACAATAATGAATTATCTCTCGAAACAATCAATGAAATGGAGTTGAACGGGGCATATGTAGAAATTCATAAATCACGATGCTCATCATATATTGGCATTAAAGGAATAATACTTCTGGAAACTCAAAat GgctttaaaataataacaccCAATAGCAAAGTACTAATactattaaaaaacaaaactgtttttataattaaaataaaggataaacaatattatttgcatGGTGTGCAATTAATGCGAGATCCTGCATTAAAATCGTCGAAGAAATACAAAATGCTACAGAACAGagttatttga